The window CAATGACTTTTTTACGCTTTTGTCTGCTCACATCTGCAGAGATGAGCATTTTTTCCGCTGCCATTGTCGACAGACGCTCGTCCCAAAGCACAACAGGAACATTGTACGTGTTTTCTAACACTTTCGCAAATAATTGGCTGGCTTCGCCTCTAGGACCGACCGTACCGTTCATATTTTTTGGAAAGCCAAGTACGATTTTATCCGTTCCGTATTGCGCGACGATCTCAGACAGGCGGCTGAGACCGAAGTCTCCGCCTGCTTCATCAATTTTAATTGTTTCTATCCCTTGCGCTGTCCATCCCATTTCATCACTGATCGCAACACCAAGGGTTTTCGTGCCTAAATCCAAGCCTAAAATTCTCATGTTTTACGCCTCTTTATGTGTCTCTAAGTACGATTTAACCAATTCCTCAATTAATTCGTCTCGTTCTAGTTTACGAATTAGGTTGCGTGCATCCTGATGTCTTGGAATATAAGCAGGGTCGCCTGACAGCAAGTATCCGACAATTTGATTGATCGGGTTGTATCCTTTTTC is drawn from Bacillus pumilus and contains these coding sequences:
- the ruvX gene encoding Holliday junction resolvase RuvX; its protein translation is MRILGLDLGTKTLGVAISDEMGWTAQGIETIKIDEAGGDFGLSRLSEIVAQYGTDKIVLGFPKNMNGTVGPRGEASQLFAKVLENTYNVPVVLWDERLSTMAAEKMLISADVSRQKRKKVIDKMAAVMILQGYLDSLN
- a CDS encoding IreB family regulatory phosphoprotein, whose translation is MSSFDKTMKFNFSDDSAETNVNEVLITVYDALQEKGYNPINQIVGYLLSGDPAYIPRHQDARNLIRKLERDELIEELVKSYLETHKEA